In a single window of the Cydia amplana chromosome 4, ilCydAmpl1.1, whole genome shotgun sequence genome:
- the LOC134647585 gene encoding fork head domain-containing protein FD4-like, whose amino-acid sequence MPRPTRESYGDQKPPFSYIALTAMAIWSSPERMLPLSEIYRFITDRFPYYRRNTQRWQNSLRHNLSFNDCFVKVPRRPDRPGKGAYWTLHPQAFDMFENGSLLRRRKRFKLHKGEKDSLNAELAALASFNRAFLARQAGGPPPPPSMPSGGLYGPTVNLCSRLSPEPLEAPDTAALLPAGPRPRRAFTIDALLEPEPRRSPSPPPPPPMQPHCPLPLPPAPYLLAAQRYHAELLAGLQQSCLPPLWTWRDTNQFSHYTLNS is encoded by the coding sequence ATGCCTCGACCCACACGTGAGTCCTACGGAGACCAAAAACCACCGTTCTCATACATAGCTCTGACCGCCATGGCCATCTGGAGTTCCCCAGAGCGCATGCTGCCGCTCTCTGAGATCTATCGGTTCATCACGGACCGCTTCCCATACTACCGGCGCAACACGCAGCGCTGGCAGAACTCTCTGCGGCACAACCTCTCCTTCAACGACTGTTTCGTGAAGGTGCCGCGCCGTCCGGATCGGCCTGGCAAGGGCGCCTACTGGACGCTGCATCCGCAGGCCTTCGACATGTTCGAGAATGGCTCGCTATTGAGGAGGCGCAAACGGTTTAAGTTACATAAGGGAGAGAAAGACAGTTTGAATGCGGAACTGGCGGCGCTGGCAAGTTTTAATCGAGCGTTTTTGGCGCGTCAGGcgggcgggccgccgccgccaccgagTATGCCGAGTGGAGGATTGTATGGGCCCACTGTGAACCTGTGTTCAAGGTTGAGTCCCGAGCCGCTGGAAGCGCCTGATACGGCAGCGCTACTGCCGGCGGGGCCGCGGCCGCGGCGCGCGTTTACGATCGACGCGCTGCTAGAGCCGGAGCCGCGGCGCTCGCCATcaccaccgccgccgccgcccatgCAGCCGCACTGTCCGCTGCCACTACCACCCGCGCCTTACCTATTGGCGGCGCAGCGTTACCACGCAGAGCTGCTGGCCGGGCTGCAGCAGTCTTGCCTGCCCCCGTTGTGGACGTGGCGAGACACTAACCAGTTTTCACATTATACGCTTAATTCATGA